A stretch of the Lineus longissimus chromosome 10, tnLinLong1.2, whole genome shotgun sequence genome encodes the following:
- the LOC135494371 gene encoding uncharacterized protein LOC135494371: protein MRPIGDRFEIGIPWKQDQPNLPDNRGMAERRLRSLEAHLKKKPEVQRQYRDAFQQNVDKGYIQKVGPVEAARDGWYLPHFAIVKQDKQTTKVRIVYDAAARFGGTSLNDEMLPGPNLQKDILEIVLNFTRRPVALIGDVKEMFSQIVLQLECRRYHRLLWRDCYTYRPMDTYEAVRVTFGDRASPFLAMYVLQEQARRAAPDYPLASQVIKDFTYMDDVTDSFETTAIAAKMIPELKTVVKTGGWTIRRWSSNEREVLVGLSEEDKATGVRFRDSDLPTMKTLGVWWDAETDVFSYSVKFEMTTVNTKRELLSLVASVFDPFQFLAPLVIRGKIALQGAWMSGKDWDAQLTPDVKKVAKDWIQEMSQAQDLKIPRCNRTRPITDVKHISIHVFSDASQEAYAACCYIRFLYDDDTTQVTFVAAKARVAPLRAISIPRLELMAAVLGVRLARIIAKMLEISIGEHRFWTDSTDVLYWIRGQS, encoded by the coding sequence ATGAGACCAATTGGTGACCGGTTTGAGATTGGTATCCCTTGGAAGCAAGACCAACCAAATCTTCCAGACAATCGAGGAATGGCAGAGAGGAGGCTGAGAAGCTTAGAAGCACATCTAAAAAAGAAACCAGAGGTGCAGCGACAGTATCGAGATGCCTTTCAACAGAATGTTGATAAAGGATACATCCAGAAAGTTGGACCAGTTGAGGCGGCTAGAGATGGATGGTACTTGCCCCATTTTGCTATCGTGAAACAAGACAAGCAAACCACCAAGGTGCGTATAGTGTATGATGCAGCTGCCAGGTTTGGAGGAACCAGCCTCAATGATGAAATGTTGCCTGGGCCAAATTTGCAGAAAGACATTCTGGAGATCGTGCTCAACTTCACACGGCGCCCAGTTGCTTTGATTGGCGATGTGAAGGAAATGTTTAGTCAGATTGTGCTCCAGTTAGAATGTAGACGTTACCACCGCCTCCTGTGGAGAGATTGTTACACATATCGACCGATGGATACTTATGAAGCCGTGCGAGTAACGTTTGGTGACAGGGCATCCCCATTCCTAGCCATGTATGTGCTACAAGAGCAAGCTCGACGGGCAGCACCAGACTACCCCTTGGCAAGTCAAGTGATTAAGGATTTCACATACATGGATGATGTCACCGACAGTTTTGAGACCACTGCAATTGCCGCAAAGATGATACCGGAGCTTAAAACAGTTGTGAAGACTGGAGGATGGACAATCCGGAGATGGAGCAGCAATGAGCGAGAAGTGCTTGTTGGCCTGAGTGAAGAAGACAAAGCGACTGGTGTCCGCTTCCGAGACAGCGACCTGCCTACTATGAAAACCCTTGGTGTCTGGTGGGATGCTGAAACAGACGTCTTCAGTTACTCCGTGAAGTTTGAGATGACCACAGTCAACACAAAGAGGGAGTTATTGAGTTTGGTAGCATCAGTTTTTGACCCTTTCCAGTTTTTGGCGCCTCTTGTGATCCGAGGAAAGATTGCTCTGCAGGGGGCGTGGATGAGTGGGAAAGACTGGGATGCTCAGCTGACTCCAGATGTGAAAAAGGTGGCAAAAGACTGGATCCAGGAGATGAGTCAAGCTCAAGATCTGAAGATTCCGAGGTGTAACAGAACGCGGCCAATCACTGATGTGAAGCACATTTCGATACATGTCTTCTCCGACGCGTCCCAAGAAGCCTATGCTGCCTGTTGCTACATAAGATTTCTGTATGATGatgatacaacacaggtgacaTTCGTTGCTGCTAAGGCAAGAGTTGCTCCGCTGCGGGCTATCAGTATCCCAAGATTGGAGTTGATGGCAGCGGTGCTAGGTGTAAGGCTAGCCCGTATCATAGCCAAGATGCTGGAGATCTCAATTGGAGAGCACAGATTTTGGACAGACAGTACAGATGTACTATACTGGATCAGGGGACAGTCTTGA
- the LOC135494372 gene encoding uncharacterized protein LOC135494372 yields the protein MADDKRWCRGPDFLWKGEEEWPRQVMESLDVSGATVSEVAMGEEKKEANSAVAQVSTPVLPAASFSSWTRYRRMVAWMLCFAKKLPKRKDGMRSFTPDELRQAEIGILRDAQRQVFKSEMLSVQKSEEPFRGSLRDLCPMIDDDGLLRVGGRLEKSDLPYDAQHPIILPKNHPVTTLIIRSFHLLAYHVRGVNGLLADIRTRYWPVNGREAVKKYELTCVKCKERKKKLYQQKMASLPGLRVKIPIRAFAHCGVDYGGPYLVKVTRKMRDKRYLCLFTCLASRAVHLEVAFGLDTASFLNALSRMTARRGRPQVMVSDNGTNFRSADRELRELVNELDQERITNHLAEKGIEWRFNPPLGAHHGGVFEIMIKAAKKGLKAILGEAVVNDEEFSTAVAEVEGLLNARPITYCGQDPKDENVLTPNSF from the coding sequence ATGGCTGACGATAAGAGATGGTGCAGAGGGCCAGATTTCCTGTGGAAAGGAGAGGAAGAATGGCCAAGGCAGGTGATGGAATCACTTGATGTGTCTGGAGCAACTGTTAGTGAAGTAGCCATGGGTGAAGAGAAGAAAGAGGCGAATAGCGCAGTAGCCCAAGTGAGTACACCAGTTCTACCAGCCGCATCATTTTCCAGCTGGACCAGATACCGAAGAATGGTGGCCTGGATGCTGTGCTTTGCCAAGAAACTACCCAAGAGGAAAGATGGGATGCGATCATTTACCCCTGATGAGTTGAGGCAAGCTGAGATTGGGATTTTGAGAGATGCTcagagacaagtcttcaagTCTGAGATGTTGAGTGTACAGAAAAGTGAAGAACCCTTCCGTGGAAGTCTGAGAGATCTATGTCCCATGATTGATGACGATGGCCTGTTGAGAGTTGGTGGGAGATTGGAGAAGTCAGATCTGCCCTATGACGCTCAACACCCAATCATACTGCCCAAGAATCATCCTGTGACCACGTTGATCATCCGATCATTCCATTTGTTGGCATACCATGTGCGTGGAGTGAATGGACTGCTTGCCGATATCAGGACGAGATATTGGCCGGTGAATGGGCGAGAGGCTGTGAAGAAGTACGAGCTCACATGTGTCAAGTGTAAGGAACGAAAGAAGAAATTGTACCAGCAAAAGATGGCGTCACTACCTGGTCTGAGGGTCAAGATTCCAATCCGAGCGTTTGCCCACTGTGGAGTTGATTATGGCGGGCCATATCTTGTcaaggtgaccaggaagatgaggGACAAACGATACTTGTGTTTGTTTACCTGTTTGGCGTCTCGAGCGGTACACCTGGAGGTGGCTTTTGGATTGGATACCGCCAGCTTTCTGAATGCGCTGAGTAGGATGACAGCCAGACGAGGGCGCCCTCAGGTCATGGTCTCTGATAATGGAACAAACTTCCGGAGCGCTGACAGAGAATTAAGAGAACTGGTAAATGAACTTGACCAAGAACGCATCACCAATCATCTTGCAGAGAAAGGTATTGAATGGCGGTTCAATCCTCCCTTAGGAGCCCATCATGGAGGCGTCTTTGAGATCATGATAAAAGCTGCAAAGAAAGGGCTCAAGGCAATCCTGGGAGAGGCAGTGGTGAATGATGAGGAGTTTTCAACAGCTGTGGCAGAGGTAGAAGGTCTTCTGAATGCCCGACCTATCACCTACTGTGGCCAAGATCCGAAAGATGAGAATGTGTTGACCCCGAACTCTTTTTGA